In Caldicoprobacter guelmensis, the sequence GGTTTTGAAGAGCTAATGCTTGATTTTGCCGAAGAACCCCCTGAATTACAAATGCTTATCGATATTGTTCTTGAGTATAACATGAGGCAATTGGAGATATTGCTGAAAAATAATGATGACCAGGTGCTGTATTTTGGAGATGACCTGGGAATGCAAAACAGTTTGCCTATCAGCCCTGAGAAGTGGAGAAAATATCTAAAGCCGTGTTATTACAGGATATATCAACGTTGTCATGAGGCTGGTAGGTATGTATATATGCACAGTGACGGATGCATTTACCCTATTATACCTGATTTGATAGAGTGTGGAGTAAATGTTATAAACCCTCAGGTTAGAGCAAATGGTATTGATAACCTGGTAAAGGTATGCAAGGGTAAAGTATGTGTAGATGCTGATCTGGATCGCCAGATGTTTCCGTTTTGCACTCCTGGTGATATTGATGAACACGTGAGAGAGGTGGTGGAGAAACTTGGATCTCCTGAAGGGGGATTGATGTTGGTGGCTGAGTGCGGTCCTGACGTACCTCTTGAGAACATAGAGGCCATTTGTACTTCTTTGGAAAAGTACAGTTTGTATTTCTCTTAACTTAAGGTTTTAAATTGCAAATTTTATGATGTCGGTTACTTGAATTGCCGGTAAATTAGTGCATGTTTAAAAGTGGTATTTATTGAAAAATGGGGGAATTTGAGTATGGGAGGAAGGCCTACCGACCATAGAAACGTCAATTTGGCTCAGCTGCATAGGGATGTTATCCGGGGACAATCCAAGGGAAAAATTATTTGGCAGCCCAGGATCCTTGCATGGTATGAAGATAAGATTTTTGCTAAGCAAGAACTCCCAGCGCCGTTTACAGGCATGACGTTGCCTGAAATCTATAGGGAACTTGGATGTTCCAACCGTATTTACGATTATAACGGCTGTTTTAAGAGGGTGGATCATCCCAGCGTTAGAAGATATTCAAGAAAATTATCTTCCCTTGAAACGGAATATGTTATCGAAACCCCTGTAGGCAAGCTTAATGCAATATATGCCGCCAATACATCTAATCCGGGCACATTTCCCAAGAAGTGGTGGATTACGTGTGAGGATGAAATGAAAGTAGCTATATGGATTGAAGAAAGATGTGAATGGCAATGGGATGAGGAACATTATCAAAAAGTTTACAGAGAATGGGGAGATTTGGGACTTCCTACTATATTTATGCCACGTGTCAATATCCAGCACTTGTATATTGATGATATGGGTGTAGAGGCAGCTATTTACGCGCTGATGGATTATCCAAAGACGGTAGAGAAATATTTTCAGGTTTTGAATGAAAGCCATGAGCGCCTTATTGAAGTGATCAATAAATCGCCCATAGAGGTTGTAAATTTTGGGGACAACATACATGCTGGTACTCTTCCACCTAATTTGTTCAAAAAATACGTTCTTCCTGCTTATCAGAGGAGGAACGAGCTGCTGCACAAAGCGGGTAAGTTTACTCATGCGCATTGGGATGGAGATGTCAAACCTCTTCTGCCTTTTGCAAAGGATACAGGCCTTGACGGGATAGAAGCGATTACTCCTAAGCCGCAAGGTGACGTAACTTTAGAAGAGGTTAAAAAGGCATTGGGGGATAATATGTTTTTGTTGGACGGCATTGCTGCCATTTTGTTTGATGACATCTATCCTGAAGAGCAGTTAATTGAACAGGCCAAGAAAGTTATTGAATTGTTTGCACCCAGGCTTATTCTTGGAATATCTGATGAACTTCCTTCTACGGGGAATATTGAACGTGTGAGATTGGTAGGTCAAATTGTGGACGATTATAATGCATCGGTATCTTAAAAATAACGCTAAACATACTTTTTGAAATCAAGGGAGGCGGTGTTTTATTATGGATGCAAAAGGGAGGATTTTAAACGATTGGGAAAACCCAAAGGTGCTTCAGCGCAACCGCATGCCCAGCAGGTCCTACTTTATCCCGTATCATGACGAGATGTCAGCTTTAACAGGTCAGCGAGGGGCTTCTTTGCGTTTTAAGCTGCTCAACGGGGTGTGGAAGTTCTATTATGCCGAATCGCCAATGGAGGCGCCTGAGGGCTTTTATCGTGAAGATTATGATGTGACGTCATGGGATGACATTGAGGTGCCTCTAAACTGGCAGATGGCGGGATACGGGCGGCCGCATTACACCAATGTTATATATCCTTTTCCGGTGGATCCCCCGCGAGTGCCCAGTGAGAATCCCACTGGTTGCTATAGGCGCAATTTTTACATACCCGAAAGCTGGCAGGGGTACCAGATAGCCTTAAGATTTGAAGGAGTGGACAGCGCATTCCATGTGTGGGTGAACGGCAACGAGGTGGGATACAGCCAGGGCAGCCGTTTGCCGGCCGAGTTTGACATAACCCCTTGGGTCCGTGTGGGTATGAATACCTTGGCAGTCAGGGTATATCAGTGGAGTGATGGGAGCTATCTAGAGGACCAGGACATGTGGTGGCTGAGCGGCATATTCAGGGATGTGTACCTTCTTGCCAGGCCAAAGGTGTACCTGTTTGATTATTTTGTGCGTACTCAGCTGGATGAACAATACAGAGACGCGATCCTCCATATCAAGGTTGTTTTGAATAATGCATCTCAGATAGAAGT encodes:
- a CDS encoding uroporphyrinogen decarboxylase family protein, whose protein sequence is MNDYMKNFMKAMKFQHPDRIPVRVSLLPATWMKYREELEDIVLRHPLLFGKYKKGSYDYNRKPKTYNQGQHVDAWGCVWTNIHDGMEAIVTYHPVPTREAVRSLKAPDIDMGMPHGFMYLRLVDLRGFEELMLDFAEEPPELQMLIDIVLEYNMRQLEILLKNNDDQVLYFGDDLGMQNSLPISPEKWRKYLKPCYYRIYQRCHEAGRYVYMHSDGCIYPIIPDLIECGVNVINPQVRANGIDNLVKVCKGKVCVDADLDRQMFPFCTPGDIDEHVREVVEKLGSPEGGLMLVAECGPDVPLENIEAICTSLEKYSLYFS
- a CDS encoding uroporphyrinogen decarboxylase family protein, with protein sequence MGGRPTDHRNVNLAQLHRDVIRGQSKGKIIWQPRILAWYEDKIFAKQELPAPFTGMTLPEIYRELGCSNRIYDYNGCFKRVDHPSVRRYSRKLSSLETEYVIETPVGKLNAIYAANTSNPGTFPKKWWITCEDEMKVAIWIEERCEWQWDEEHYQKVYREWGDLGLPTIFMPRVNIQHLYIDDMGVEAAIYALMDYPKTVEKYFQVLNESHERLIEVINKSPIEVVNFGDNIHAGTLPPNLFKKYVLPAYQRRNELLHKAGKFTHAHWDGDVKPLLPFAKDTGLDGIEAITPKPQGDVTLEEVKKALGDNMFLLDGIAAILFDDIYPEEQLIEQAKKVIELFAPRLILGISDELPSTGNIERVRLVGQIVDDYNASVS